CGCCACCGAACGCGCACCGAGCGCGAACGCGTCGATATTGCGGACCACTTCGGGAATCGGCACCGAGCCGACAAAGCCGAGCACATGCGATTTCGACACATAGCCGGCGACGACGCCCGCCAGATACGCGGACTCGTACACCTTGCCGTTGAAATTGCCGAGATTGGGCGCGCTCTTGTAGCCGGAGCAATGCAGAAACACGGTGTCCGGGTAATCGCGCGCAACGCGCATCATCGAATCCATGTAGCCGAACGACGTGCCGATCACCACCTTGTCGCCCTTCGCCGCCCGGTCGCGAAACACGCGCGCGGCATCGGCATTCTCCGGCACGTTTTCGACGCGCGTCACCTTGACCTGCGAACCGAACTGTTTCTCCGCGGCGCCGATGCCGAGATCGTGTGCGTGCGTCCAGCCCGCGTCGCCCGGATTGCCCAGGTAGACGATCGAAACGTCCAGTGGCGCGTCGCCGGCGGCGGCGCGAGCGGGCATGCCGGACGTTGCGAGCACAACGAGCGACACCGCGGCCAGCGCGTGACTCGCGAACCGAGCGACACGCGCAGCAGATTTGAAGCGCGCCGAAAACAGGCGGCCGAAGCAGGAAAATCGGATCATGGCGAGGTTCCGGTAGTGAGCGAATGGAAAAGGGAAGATGCGCTGGACTCGGCGGAATCGATGCCGATGCTCGCGAGCGTTTCGCAGACCAGCGTTGCGAGTTCGGCGGGACGCGCCAGTTGCGGGACATGACCGCAATCGATCGAGCGCACGATCGCGCCGGGCACGAGCGCCTGCATCCTGCGTTGCAGCGGCAACAGCACCGAGCGATCGCGCAGCGCCTCGACATAGATGCGCGGCACGCGGCCAAAACGCTCCGCACTCAACGTGGTGACAACCGTACGGCCACTCTCCTGCTGCGGCGTGAGCTTCGCGGCGGCGCGCCGTGCGGCATCGGGCGGACAATCGTGCAGGAAGATGTCGAGCGCGGCATCCACGGGCACGACCGTGGCCGAACCGTCTTCGCTCCACTGCAGATACGGCGCGATACCGCTCGCGTCAGGCACGTCGGCGACGCTGGCATCCACCAGCTCCGCGTAGCCCATGCCGGCCGGCAGCATCATGCCGGCCACGTAGACGAGGCAGGCGATACGCTCGGGCAATGCCTCGGCCAGTTGCGAAGCCGGCACGCCCGCGCCGCTGTGCGCAACCACGACCACCGGGCCTTCGAAGGCGGCGAGCGCCTGCGTCAACGCGTCGACATAGGTTTGCAGCGAGACCACGAGGCCAGCGTCGCGTGACGGATGCGCGCCGTTGCCGGGCAGATCGACCGCCCTCGCCGTCCAGCCGCGCGCGGCCAGTTCCGGCAGCCAGGCGTCCCATGCCCAGCTGCCCTGCCACGCGCCGTGAATCAGCAGCATGCCCGCTGCGTGCGTACGGGCCGGCGTCATCCGTAGGTTCTCCGGTAGCACGCTTCCAGATGATCCGCGACGGTGATCGGCGGATACTTCGGCGCCTCGCCCTCGTCCGTGCAACCCGGCAGGCAGGTGACCATGTAGTCGGGGCGTCCGGTGAAGAAGAACGGCATCGAATAGCGCTCGCGACCCGATGCGTTGACCACGCGATGCAGCGTCGAGCGATAACGGTCGTTGGTCCAGCGCGCGATCAGATCGCCGAGATTGACGACGAAGGTGCCCGGCAGCGGCGGCACATGAATCCAGCGCCCCTCGCCGTCCTGCACCTGCAAGCCGCCGTTGCCGTCCTGCCAGAGCAGCGTCAGGCAGCCGAAATCGGTATGCGCGCCGCAGCCTTTCTGATCGGGCAAGGCCTGCGCGGGTTGCGGCGGATAGTGCAGCAGACGCAGCGTTCCCATTGCGTCGTCGCAGAACGGCTCGAAATAATCCTCCGGCAAACCGAGCGACTGCGCGAGACCGCGTGTGAGGCGCGTGGACAGATCGAACATCGCGGCGAAATACGCTTCCATTGCCGGACGAAAACCGGGCGACTGCGGCGGCCACTGGTTCGGCCCGCAATTGAACGCACGCGCCACCACGCGCGGATGATCGGGCGGCAATTCGTTGCCGATATAAAAGCCCTCTTTCAGATCGGGCGGCGTCCCTGCTTCCAGCACCTGCCCGCACAACGGCTCGTAGCCGCGATTGCAGAACGACTGCGCCTTGTCCACGAGACGCTTGTCGGCGTCGTCCAGCGAGAAGAAACGCTCGGCTTCGGCACGGGCCGCGTCGATCAGCTCAGGCGCGACGCCGTGACTGGCAATGTAGAAAAAGCCCGTGTCGATACAGGCGGCATGCAACGCCGCGCCGACCGCCACGCGTTGCCGCGGATCCTCGCTCGCGAGCCCGGCCACGTCGACCACAGGCAAACTGGTATGCGGCACCGCTCGAGCTGACAGCACTTCGGACATCTCTGGCTCCTTTGAACACGTCTTTGAACCCGTTGCCGACGAGTCTAGAGCGTGGCAGGCGTACAAAAAAGCGCAGAAAAAAGTGCATGCTGATGCCGTTTCGGCATCATTGCCGGTTGCCGGTTGCCGGTTGCCGGTTGCCGGTTGCCGGTTGCCGGTTGCCGGTTGCCGGTTGCCGGTTGCCGGTTGCCGGTTGCCGGATCAGACGGCCGGCTCGTCGTCCTCGCGCTCGGCGATGGCTTCGGTGAGCAGGCGCACGAACGCGTCCAGCGCGGGCGTCAAGGTCCGGCCGGCGCGCGCGTAGGCGCCCAACTCGGAAACCAGCGGGCGCGGTGTGCGCAACGGTATGTGCACCAGTGTGCCGTCGGCAAGATCACGTTCCAGCCCGAGGCGCGTCTGAAACCCCACCCCGCGCCCGCGTGCCGCCATACGCCGCATCAGCTCGATCGAATCGCTTTCGAGCACGGTTTGAAGCGGCTTGGCGTAGTGGCGAATTAACGGTTCGAGCAGGCCGCTGATCGACAGTTGCGCGTTGCCGAGAATCAGCGGGTAACGCGCGCATTGAGCGAAGGTCACCGTGGACTCGCCCGCGAGCGGATGCGTGGCGGCAACGATTGCGCCCAACTGGAAGCGTCCCACCGCGAGTTGCTGCAAGTCGCCGGTGCGCGGCAGCGAGAACGCGAGGCCGAGGTCTGCGTCGCCGTCGAGAATCGCGCGGGCAATCGTGGCCGAGCCTGCCGTATGCACCTGAAAACGGATTGCCGGGTAGCGCGTCAACATGCGTTCAACCAGGTCGGGCAGAAAACTCGAATTGAGTCCCTCTACCGTGACGATACCGATCTCGCCGCGACGGATTCCGCGCAGCGCATCCATTTCGCTTTCGAAGCGGCGCGCATCCTGCAGCACGGTAATCACATGGCGAGCGAACACTTCGCCGGCGGCGGTCAGCGCGAGCCCGGAGGCGAGGCGCTCGAAGAGCGGCGTGCCGACTTCGGCTTCGAGCTTCAGCAATTGCCGGTTGACCGCCGACGAAGCCACATGCAATTGCCGCGCGGCTTCACGAATCGAGCCGCAGCGGCGAATCGCATCGAAATAGCGCAGGGACCGTGCGTGAATGTGCCAGGCGAGCGTGTCGGCGGGGGCGGGTTTCGGCATGTC
This genomic stretch from Paraburkholderia dioscoreae harbors:
- a CDS encoding BMP family ABC transporter substrate-binding protein — translated: MIRFSCFGRLFSARFKSAARVARFASHALAAVSLVVLATSGMPARAAAGDAPLDVSIVYLGNPGDAGWTHAHDLGIGAAEKQFGSQVKVTRVENVPENADAARVFRDRAAKGDKVVIGTSFGYMDSMMRVARDYPDTVFLHCSGYKSAPNLGNFNGKVYESAYLAGVVAGYVSKSHVLGFVGSVPIPEVVRNIDAFALGARSVAPQTVVKVVWVSSWFDPGKERQAAETLVGLGADVLMQNTDSTATMAVAEQQKVYAFGWDSDMSRWGPHAHLGSVAYDWGIYYTKAIDEVRRGTWTNKPVYWGVKEGITDLVNLNTSVVPADAQRALAEKRAALVAGRLDPFAGPLKDQSGKLRVAAGAALSADDTNRINWFVDGVQGSIAQ
- a CDS encoding alpha/beta fold hydrolase — protein: MTPARTHAAGMLLIHGAWQGSWAWDAWLPELAARGWTARAVDLPGNGAHPSRDAGLVVSLQTYVDALTQALAAFEGPVVVVAHSGAGVPASQLAEALPERIACLVYVAGMMLPAGMGYAELVDASVADVPDASGIAPYLQWSEDGSATVVPVDAALDIFLHDCPPDAARRAAAKLTPQQESGRTVVTTLSAERFGRVPRIYVEALRDRSVLLPLQRRMQALVPGAIVRSIDCGHVPQLARPAELATLVCETLASIGIDSAESSASSLFHSLTTGTSP
- a CDS encoding isopenicillin N synthase family dioxygenase; translated protein: MSEVLSARAVPHTSLPVVDVAGLASEDPRQRVAVGAALHAACIDTGFFYIASHGVAPELIDAARAEAERFFSLDDADKRLVDKAQSFCNRGYEPLCGQVLEAGTPPDLKEGFYIGNELPPDHPRVVARAFNCGPNQWPPQSPGFRPAMEAYFAAMFDLSTRLTRGLAQSLGLPEDYFEPFCDDAMGTLRLLHYPPQPAQALPDQKGCGAHTDFGCLTLLWQDGNGGLQVQDGEGRWIHVPPLPGTFVVNLGDLIARWTNDRYRSTLHRVVNASGRERYSMPFFFTGRPDYMVTCLPGCTDEGEAPKYPPITVADHLEACYRRTYG
- a CDS encoding LysR family transcriptional regulator translates to MAFDFDATSPSDMPKPAPADTLAWHIHARSLRYFDAIRRCGSIREAARQLHVASSAVNRQLLKLEAEVGTPLFERLASGLALTAAGEVFARHVITVLQDARRFESEMDALRGIRRGEIGIVTVEGLNSSFLPDLVERMLTRYPAIRFQVHTAGSATIARAILDGDADLGLAFSLPRTGDLQQLAVGRFQLGAIVAATHPLAGESTVTFAQCARYPLILGNAQLSISGLLEPLIRHYAKPLQTVLESDSIELMRRMAARGRGVGFQTRLGLERDLADGTLVHIPLRTPRPLVSELGAYARAGRTLTPALDAFVRLLTEAIAEREDDEPAV